The Sebastes umbrosus isolate fSebUmb1 chromosome 4, fSebUmb1.pri, whole genome shotgun sequence genomic sequence acatttctcaaccgatttcaacgaGTCGTTATAGTGGTTGCCTCctaaattccatactaacatgctatatTTAGtagctaaaacagtatgtgagatttgttgccttcaaatgaaaGTGGTGAAGTTGTAataacaagacatattggcgctggctgacctgcaacgaaccCCGGTTGAGGAATccaacgccatcccacagcaacgtgtgaccaggttggtgaccagcatgaggaggaggtgccaggctgttgtggctgcgtatggatttTCCACCgttactgaggctcctgacggtgtattaaatgaataaagtgtaaaatagccaatatgtcttgtttgttctttgttactgaaagagagttcaatcatccaatccaccaaacaactcaaaacaagagttaacaccaacaggagaatacactgtttaccattggcagagcattttggcaattaTTTCTTGGGCGccacccacataatcagctgtgctgctcatcccacaaatgcatgatccttacaagttggacatcattgtgaaggtaaataaacaggctttccaacgatgtaaaatacaatgaccattagcattgtaacaacagataaataatccaccaaacacaagcttccaaccttttttcccgagtttatatattttaaattaatttagactttgattctcacaaaccgtcgtttggtcacatgaggttggtacgggttaccatggttacaagTCTCCAACTGgaaaggaggctctcaggactACGTCCTCCGGTCCAGTGGGCGTCGCTATGCAACGTGACAGTAAGTAACGGTTGTAACCCGCCttcaaacaaaagaagaagaagaagtttccCGCCAGTTCAAAATGGAGCCGGAACCGGAGGACCGCTCCTCTCTACCGGCCGCTCTACTGTGCTCCGCCCTGAGCCTGACCGTCCCGCCGGTGCTCGGTGACCAGCTGGCCGAGCTGTACCGGCTCCAGCTGGGCCTGCTGAGGCGGAGGAGGGTCCGGGAGCTGATGGAGCGGGACCGGCGGCGGCGGCAGTACCTGCGGAGGAGGAGGGCGTTCCTACTGTCCTCCATAGCCGCGATCCAGAGCCTCATCACGTCCACCAACAGACACATCTGGGTCCGCAACCGCAGCCCCGGCCACACCTTCTGGTCCTCCGCCCAGTCCTTCGACGACGAGGAGTGGAGGGCGCAGTTCCGCGTGTCCCGGGAGACCTTCGACTACCTGCTGGAGCGGATCGGACCGGCCATCAAACGCCGCAGGACCAACTACCGGGCCCCCATCGAGCCGCGCCGCCGCCTGGCCATCGCCCTGTGGTGGTTCGCCCGCTCCGGAGAGTACCGCTCCATCGCAGGCATGTTCGGCGTTGGCATAGCGACCGTGTGTGTGATCGTTCGGCAGGTGACCTCGGCCATCATGGACCGGCTGTACCGGCGGGTGGTGTCGCTTCCGAGCGGCCAGCGGCTGGACGACACCATCCGGGCCTTCAGGGACCGCTGCTACCCGCAGTGTGCCGGGGCCATCGGCGGGACTCACATCCCCATCGCCCCGCCGAGGGACAACCCGGACCACTACCTGAACCGGAGGGGCTGGCACTCCGTGGTGCTGCAGGCGGTGGTCGACCACAACAGCTGGTAAATACGGTACCGGTTTAACTGGAAGCGAGTACTTTTACTCTAGGTTCAGTACTAATCTCAGGTACTTCTACTGTTACATTATacttatactctactacatctcagagtaCTTCTACTGCTACATTATacttatactctactacatctcagagtacttttactgttacATTATacttatactctactacatctcagaataCTTTTACTGTTACATTATACTTATACTCTACTATATCtcagagtacttttactgttacATTATACTTATACTCTACTATATCtcagagtacttttactgctacATTATacttatactctactacatctcagaataCTTTTACTGTTACATTATACGTATACTCTACTATATCtcagagtacttttactgctacATTATacttatactctactacatctcagagtacttttactgctacATTATACTTATACTCTATTACATCTCAGAATACTTTTACTGCTACATTATACTTATACTCTATTACATCtcagagtacttttactgctacATTATACTTATACTCTATTACATCTCAGAATACTTTTACTGTTACATTATACTTATACTCTACTATATCTCtgggaaaatattgtacttctaCTGCTacattatacttctactctactacatctcagaataCTTTTACTGTTACATTATacttatactctactacatctcagagtaCTTCTACTGCT encodes the following:
- the LOC119487643 gene encoding protein ANTAGONIST OF LIKE HETEROCHROMATIN PROTEIN 1-like — encoded protein: MEPEPEDRSSLPAALLCSALSLTVPPVLGDQLAELYRLQLGLLRRRRVRELMERDRRRRQYLRRRRAFLLSSIAAIQSLITSTNRHIWVRNRSPGHTFWSSAQSFDDEEWRAQFRVSRETFDYLLERIGPAIKRRRTNYRAPIEPRRRLAIALWWFARSGEYRSIAGMFGVGIATVCVIVRQVTSAIMDRLYRRVVSLPSGQRLDDTIRAFRDRCYPQCAGAIGGTHIPIAPPRDNPDHYLNRRGWHSVVLQAVVDHNSCFTDVYAGWPGSTSSAAVLSSSDLYLKAEDRPDGYLFPRQKSVVSGEVEIPVHLIGDASFPLKPWLMKGYSEEHQLSPEQRCFTYTLNSAWSVVDTAFTRLKGRWRCLLKKSDIDVSMMPRVVAACCVLHNICENRGDSFLPEWNIQMVPSEHYLSQPDTEPYEGDTYCTAEVIRDTVTYNLLTILQY